One genomic segment of Helianthus annuus cultivar XRQ/B chromosome 14, HanXRQr2.0-SUNRISE, whole genome shotgun sequence includes these proteins:
- the LOC110906687 gene encoding uncharacterized protein LOC110906687 — MNVLSVNVRGLGPSGKASWIRRLKSDLGVSFIGLQETMSSNVNVGVVSNFWDGMGFDFEVAESSGNSGGLLSVWDPKFFTKESVVKDNNFLLVSGLLTDGKNRLNMINVYAPQSNVDKRNLWAKISQVIQAGHGWWIVFGDFNAVRDPSERKNSCFDPGCARDFNEFLDEAGLREYDLKGKKFTYLVNRRGVCKMSRIDRLFVCDNIFNKWPNACVRALNREFSDHAPLFLSLCDTNFGPKPFRWFDSWFDRKGCEEIVCLTLLGWINQGTADLNLIRKLKALRIKLSRWITECRSKEIEFENSCKKD, encoded by the coding sequence ATGAATGTTTTATCCGTTAATGTTAGGGGTTTGGGACCTTCGGGTAAAGCGAGTTGGATTAGAAGATTAAAATCTGACTTGGGGGTATCTTTTATTGGTTTACAAGAAACGATGTCTAGTAATGTCAATGTTGGGGTTGTGTCGAATTTTTGGGATGGTATGGGGTTTGATTTTGAGGTTGCTGAATCTTCTGGGAACTCGGGTGGCTTATTAAGTGTGTGGGATCCTAAGTTTTTTACTAAGGAGTCGGTTGTCAAAGATAATAATTTCCTTCTTGTCTCGGGTTTGTTAACGGATGGGAAGAATCGTTTAAATATGATTAATGTTTATGCTCCGCAATCAAATGTCGATAAAAGAAATCTTTGGGCTAAAATTTCTCAAGTGATTCAGGCGGGTCATGGGTGGTGGATTGTTTTTGGGGATTTCAATGCTGTTAGAGACCCTAGTGAAAGAAAGAATTCGTGTTTTGACCCGGGTTGTGCTCGAGATTTTAATGAGTTCTTGGATGAGGCTGGTCTTAGAGAATATGACTTGAAAGGCAAGAAGTTTACTTATTTAGTCAATCGTCGTGGGGTTTGCAAGATGAGTAGAATTGATAGATTGTTCGTTTGTgataatatttttaacaaatgGCCCAATGCTTGTGTTAGAGCTTTAAATAGAGAATTTTCGGATCATGCGCCTTTATTTCTATCTCTTTGTGATACTAATTTTGGGCCGAAACCTTTCCGTTGGTTTGATTCCTGGTTTGATAGGAAAGGGTGTGAAGAAATTGTTTGTTTGACTCTTCTAGGCTGGATTAATCAGGGTACGGCAGATTTGAACCTTATAAGAAAGTTGAAAGCTCTTCGTATTAAACTTAGTAGATGGATAACCGAATGCCGCAGTAAGGAGATTGAATTTGAAAATTCTTGCAAAAAAGACTAG
- the LOC110906688 gene encoding uncharacterized protein LOC110906688, whose protein sequence is MGDGSTINFWTDPWLFNDSLRLVYPNLFRLEKHKWVSVSDMIQITNGSKTLQWEWRKEPSTPEEIAELFSLLSAVFDYEWKGGTDSWKWTADPNGSFSVKAAKALMRQHNQQTSSSLMKWKGWVPLKCKIMVWRSLINRMPTKVDLGKRGITLPNELCVCCESVPETTLHLFSGCFFAAEIWSRIEHWCSLTPIFAFDMKDFMEMPSIQTKSKRSRNIPRGIVFTTLWSIWNEHNTRIFKGVRRRPVEVLESIKMTSYFWYRNRAKSRYLDWNAWCKNPLVVM, encoded by the coding sequence ATGGGTGATGGGTCTACAATTAATTTTTGGACAGATCCATGGCTTTTTAATGATTCGCTTCGCTTAGTTTATCCCAACCTTTTTAGACTCGAGAAGCACAAATGGGTTTCTGTTTCAGACATGATTCaaatcacaaacgggtcaaaaacgCTGCAGTGGGAATGGAGGAAAGAGCCTTCGACGCCAGAAGAAATCGCTGAATTGTTTAGTCTGCTGTCTGCTGTCTTTGATTATGAATGGAAGGGTGGTACAGACTCGTGGAAGTGGACTGCAGACCCAAACGGTAGCTTTTCTGTTAAAGCTGCTAAAGCGCTGATGCGCCAACATAATCAGCAGACGTCGAGCAGCCTTATGAAGTGGAAAGGATGGGTGCCGCTCAAATGTAAAATAATGGTTTGGCGATCTTTGATTAACCGTATGCCTACTAAAGTTGACCTCGGCAAACGCGGCATTACCCTTCCGAATGAGCTTTGTGTTTGCTGCGAGTCGGTTCCAGAAACTACCCTCCATCTATTCAGCGGATGCTTCTTCGCTGCAGAAATTTGGAGTCGGATAGAGCACTGGTGCAGCCTTACTCCTATATTCGCTTTTGATATGAAAGATTTTATGGAGATGCCTTCAATTCAAACAAAGTCTAAGAGGTCGAGAAATATTCCTCGAGGGATTGTTTTTACTACGCTGTGGTCTATCTGGAACGAGCACAACACGAGGATCTTCAAAGGAGTTCGGCGTCGTCCGGTTGAAGTTTTGGAAAGCATAAAAATGACTTCGTATTTTTGGTATCGAAATAGAGCTAAAAGTAGATATTTAGATTGGAATGCTTGGTGTAAAAACCCTCTAGTTGTGATGTAA